In a single window of the Vicugna pacos chromosome 8, VicPac4, whole genome shotgun sequence genome:
- the NDUFAF4 gene encoding NADH dehydrogenase [ubiquinone] 1 alpha subcomplex assembly factor 4 produces the protein MGAAVARAIRNFNLESRAERELSKMKPSPAPRHPSTKNLLREQMSSHPEIQREIARKDDKLLSLLKDVYVDSKDPVSSVQVRDAGTHQEPKEFRLPRDHHLGMMDVQNIPKGRISVVEALTLLNNHKLYPDTWTAEKIAKEYHLEQQDVNSLLKYFVTFEVKIFPPEGKKAIGSK, from the exons ATGGGGGCCGCGGTGGCTCGAGCAATCAGAAATTTCAATCTCGAGAGCCGGGCGGAACGGGAACTCAGCAAGATGAAGCCCTCCCCGGCTCCCAGGCACCCCTCCACCAAGAACCTCCTGCGAGAGCAGATGAGCA gCCATCCAGAAATTCAGAGAGAAATTGCTAGAAAAGATGACAAACTGCTGTCTTTACTAAAAGATGTGTATGTTGATTCCAAAGATCCCGTGTCTTCTGTGCAG GTCAGAGATGCTGGGACACATCAGGAGCCAAAGGAGTTCAGGTTGCCGAGAGACCATCACTTGGGCATGATGGATGTTCAGAACATTCCCAAAGGCAGAATTTCCGTTGTAGAGGCATTGACACTTCTCAATAATCATAAACTTTATCCAGACACATGGACTGCTGAGAAAATAGCCAAAGAATACCATCTAGAACAGCAAGATGTAAATTCTCTTCTCaaatattttgttacttttgaAGTAAAAATCTTCCCTCCTGAAGGCAAGAAAGCAATAggatcaaaatga